Proteins encoded in a region of the Flavobacterium sp. MDT1-60 genome:
- a CDS encoding NAD(P)/FAD-dependent oxidoreductase — MQEFDTIIIGSGVGGLSTAICLAREGQKVLVLEQHYVPGGWSHSFTLNKQRFSPGVHYVGLLEEGQTTNDLYRGLGIANDMVFFRMNKSAYEHCLIGDKIFDLPAGVENLKKKLSSHFPYEEKNIHEYLSLVQKVNYELQLIPKLKGFWQNITVPFRTKHFGKFALFPLKKVIGWYVKDPMLKAVLNIQCGDHGLSPNRACFPVHCSVMNHYFDGGFYPMGGGGGIVKAMTNGIKRHGGEIRVKQNVSKILIENKKAIGIQLENGEKIFAKNIVSNADPSITYLNLIDKENLDKSLLKKLKKTKYSVSSLILFLTLDIDVTLYNIDSGNIWMMKDENDDANFEHLMSDTIDSGDSFPSVFISCTTLKDPASFNGRFHNFEIVTYVNYDHLKDYNDLEDYHNENYKKFKEKIINKLMNNLEKIIPNAKQHIIQAELGTPKTNEFYINSTKGNVYGTEKTLNQVGPFSFKNKTKIENLFLCGACTLSHGVAGATYSGVAAAAAILGCTSDDLLIEDENQKIRIYDAEDSSTWPEWVHTKRAYKTRKIV, encoded by the coding sequence ATGCAGGAATTTGACACGATTATCATTGGTTCAGGAGTTGGAGGTTTGTCCACTGCCATTTGTCTTGCAAGAGAAGGACAAAAAGTTTTGGTACTCGAACAACATTATGTTCCCGGCGGATGGAGTCATAGTTTTACCTTAAACAAACAGCGTTTTAGTCCCGGCGTACATTATGTAGGACTTTTAGAAGAAGGTCAAACTACCAATGATTTGTACAGGGGTTTGGGAATTGCCAATGACATGGTTTTTTTCAGAATGAATAAAAGCGCTTATGAGCATTGCTTAATTGGAGACAAGATTTTTGATTTGCCGGCAGGAGTCGAAAATCTTAAAAAAAAACTCTCTTCTCATTTTCCATACGAAGAAAAAAACATTCACGAATACCTTTCATTGGTCCAAAAGGTAAATTATGAACTGCAGTTAATTCCAAAACTTAAAGGTTTCTGGCAAAACATTACCGTTCCATTTCGCACCAAACACTTTGGAAAATTTGCACTCTTTCCGCTAAAAAAAGTAATAGGCTGGTATGTTAAAGACCCTATGCTTAAAGCCGTTCTTAACATTCAGTGCGGCGATCATGGACTTTCGCCAAATCGTGCCTGTTTTCCTGTACACTGCTCGGTAATGAATCATTATTTTGATGGAGGGTTTTATCCAATGGGCGGCGGCGGCGGCATTGTAAAAGCAATGACAAACGGAATAAAAAGACATGGCGGCGAAATACGTGTAAAACAAAACGTAAGCAAAATTCTGATCGAAAATAAAAAAGCAATTGGAATTCAGCTTGAAAACGGTGAAAAAATATTCGCAAAAAATATTGTTTCAAATGCAGATCCGTCCATCACTTATTTAAATTTAATAGATAAGGAAAATCTAGATAAATCGCTTCTCAAAAAACTCAAAAAAACGAAATATTCTGTTTCTTCTTTAATTTTATTCCTTACCCTCGATATTGATGTAACTTTATATAATATTGATTCCGGCAATATCTGGATGATGAAAGATGAAAATGATGATGCTAATTTTGAGCATTTAATGAGTGACACAATTGATTCCGGAGATTCATTTCCTTCTGTATTTATAAGTTGTACAACCCTTAAAGATCCAGCAAGTTTTAATGGTCGCTTTCATAATTTTGAAATTGTAACCTATGTCAATTATGATCACTTAAAAGATTATAATGATTTAGAAGATTATCACAATGAGAATTACAAAAAATTCAAAGAAAAGATCATCAATAAACTGATGAACAATCTCGAAAAGATAATTCCGAATGCCAAACAGCATATTATTCAGGCCGAATTAGGAACACCAAAAACCAATGAATTTTATATCAATTCGACTAAAGGAAATGTTTACGGAACCGAAAAAACATTAAATCAGGTTGGTCCGTTTTCGTTTAAAAACAAAACTAAAATCGAAAATTTGTTTCTTTGCGGAGCCTGTACATTATCACATGGCGTTGCAGGTGCAACATATTCCGGAGTTGCAGCTGCTGCAGCAATTTTAGGCTGCACATCAGATGATTTATTAATTGAAGATGAAAATCAGAAAATCCGAATTTATGATGCCGAAGATTCTTCGACATGGCCGGAATGGGTTCACACAAAAAGGGCATATAAAACAAGAAAAATCGTTTAA
- a CDS encoding beta-ketoacyl synthase, translating into MNKRVVITGMGIYSCIGTSLDEVKESLYNGKSGIQFDSDRKEFGFQSALTGMVPKADLKNLLTRRQRMSIGEETEYAYMATIEALKNANIDDAFFDEREVGIMYGNDSVSKAIIDATDIVREKKDTALIGSGAIFKSMNSTVTMNLSTIFKLRGINLTVSAACASGSHSIGLAYFLIKSGFQDIIITGGAQEINKYAMSSFDGLGVFSNRENEPEKASRPFDADRDGLIPSGGGATLVLESYESAIARGANIIAEVVGYGFSSNGGHISTPNVEGPSIAMQRALDDAKLKATDIEYINAHATSTPVGDGNEAKAIFEVFGEKNPYVSSTKSMTGHECWMAGASEVIYSILMMQHDFIAPNINLDNPDEDAAKLNLVKTTLNKKFDIFLSNSFGFGGTNSALVVKKFKLNNE; encoded by the coding sequence ATGAATAAGAGAGTTGTAATTACTGGAATGGGAATTTATTCTTGTATCGGAACTTCTTTAGATGAAGTAAAGGAATCGTTATACAACGGAAAATCTGGTATTCAGTTTGATTCTGATAGAAAAGAATTTGGCTTTCAATCGGCTTTAACCGGCATGGTTCCAAAAGCGGATTTAAAAAATTTACTGACCCGAAGACAACGTATGAGCATTGGTGAAGAAACCGAATACGCTTATATGGCCACTATCGAAGCATTGAAAAATGCCAATATCGACGATGCTTTTTTTGATGAGCGCGAAGTAGGAATTATGTATGGAAATGACAGTGTTTCCAAAGCCATTATTGATGCTACAGATATTGTTCGTGAGAAAAAAGATACAGCTTTGATAGGTTCCGGAGCAATTTTCAAATCGATGAATTCGACGGTTACGATGAATCTTTCGACAATTTTTAAACTACGCGGTATCAATTTAACGGTGAGTGCGGCTTGTGCGAGCGGCTCACATTCTATTGGTTTGGCTTATTTCTTAATAAAAAGCGGTTTTCAGGATATTATTATTACCGGTGGAGCGCAGGAAATCAACAAATATGCGATGAGTAGTTTTGATGGTTTGGGTGTTTTTTCAAACAGAGAAAACGAACCTGAAAAAGCATCAAGGCCTTTTGATGCCGACCGTGATGGATTAATTCCGTCAGGCGGAGGAGCCACTTTAGTTCTTGAAAGTTATGAATCGGCCATTGCAAGAGGAGCGAATATTATAGCCGAAGTTGTAGGTTATGGATTCTCATCAAACGGCGGTCACATTTCAACTCCAAATGTCGAAGGTCCGTCCATAGCCATGCAACGAGCGCTTGACGACGCCAAATTAAAAGCGACAGATATCGAATATATTAATGCTCACGCCACTTCAACTCCTGTTGGAGATGGAAATGAGGCCAAAGCGATCTTCGAAGTTTTTGGTGAAAAAAATCCATATGTAAGTTCGACAAAATCAATGACTGGTCACGAATGCTGGATGGCCGGAGCAAGCGAAGTTATTTATTCTATTTTAATGATGCAGCACGATTTCATTGCGCCGAACATCAATTTAGACAATCCCGATGAAGATGCTGCTAAATTAAATTTGGTCAAAACCACTTTAAACAAAAAATTTGACATATTTTTGTCCAATTCCTTCGGATTCGGAGGAACCAACTCTGCGTTGGTGGTTAAAAAGTTTAAATTGAACAATGAATAA
- a CDS encoding acyl carrier protein gives MNKEEIITRINGFLVDEFEVDNDDIEPDANLKDTLGLDSLDYVDLVVSIEANFGVKLVEADFVGIATFQNFYDLIETKLKAKTA, from the coding sequence ATGAATAAAGAAGAGATTATAACGAGAATTAATGGTTTTTTGGTTGATGAATTTGAAGTAGACAATGACGACATTGAACCAGATGCTAATTTAAAAGATACACTTGGGTTAGACAGCTTAGATTATGTTGATTTAGTTGTTTCTATTGAAGCTAACTTTGGTGTAAAACTAGTTGAAGCTGATTTTGTCGGAATCGCTACTTTTCAGAACTTCTATGACCTGATTGAAACCAAATTAAAAGCTAAAACTGCTTAA
- a CDS encoding lipid A biosynthesis acyltransferase: protein MSKWDGKSKGTVLGYRIFVFLIQKAGVRSAYVLLYFVASYYFLFLKKSNRAIFYYFKERLQYSNFQAKKMVFKSYYTFGQTIIDKISISAGMRNKFTYEFDGIEILKKLLSEKKGGVLISAHIGNFEIAEHFLGDIDLEFQINLVTTDLEHSAIKNYLESVTKKSSVKFIIIRDDLSHIFEINAALANNELVCFTGDRYFEGTKSLTAEILGKSAHFPAGPFLIASRLKVPVVFVYVMKESNLHYHLYAREAIVKHRDEKGLLKAYIDSVESMLEKYPFQWFNYFDFWNHLKIK from the coding sequence ATGAGCAAATGGGATGGCAAATCCAAAGGAACAGTTTTAGGCTATAGAATATTCGTTTTTTTGATACAAAAAGCGGGTGTCAGGTCTGCTTATGTCTTACTTTATTTTGTTGCTTCTTATTATTTTTTGTTTTTAAAGAAAAGCAATCGTGCTATTTTTTATTATTTCAAAGAAAGACTCCAGTATTCCAATTTCCAGGCAAAAAAAATGGTTTTCAAAAGTTACTACACTTTTGGACAGACTATTATTGACAAAATTTCCATTTCAGCCGGAATGCGAAACAAATTCACTTATGAATTTGACGGTATAGAAATTTTGAAAAAACTTTTGTCCGAAAAAAAAGGTGGTGTTTTAATTAGCGCTCATATTGGAAATTTTGAAATTGCAGAACATTTTTTAGGCGATATCGATCTTGAATTTCAGATCAATTTAGTCACTACAGATTTAGAGCATTCTGCAATCAAAAATTATTTAGAAAGCGTTACCAAAAAATCAAGCGTTAAATTCATCATTATCAGAGATGATCTGTCTCACATTTTTGAGATCAATGCGGCTTTAGCCAATAATGAATTAGTTTGCTTTACGGGAGATCGTTATTTTGAAGGCACAAAATCACTTACTGCAGAAATCCTTGGTAAAAGCGCTCACTTTCCTGCAGGACCATTTTTAATAGCTTCACGATTAAAAGTGCCCGTTGTTTTTGTGTATGTAATGAAAGAATCGAACCTACATTATCATTTGTACGCGCGCGAAGCCATAGTCAAACACCGTGACGAAAAAGGTTTGCTAAAAGCATATATCGACAGCGTCGAATCAATGTTGGAAAAATATCCTTTCCAATGGTTCAATTACTTTGATTTTTGGAATCATTTAAAAATAAAATAA